Proteins from a single region of Mus pahari chromosome 2, PAHARI_EIJ_v1.1, whole genome shotgun sequence:
- the Tpra1 gene encoding transmembrane protein adipocyte-associated 1 isoform X1 — MASLQEANGSTAWPPPPASNISEPHQCLLLLYEDIGSSRVRYWDLLLLIPNVLFFIFLLWKLPLARAKIRVTSSPIFITFYILVFVVALVGIARAVVSMTVSASDAATVADKILWEITRFFLLAIELSVIILGLAFGHLESKSSIKRVLAITTVLSLAYSVTQGTLEILYPDSHLSAEDFNIYGHGGRQFWLVSSCFFFLVYSLVVILPKTPLKERVSLPSRRSFYVYAGILATLNLLQGLGSALLCANIIAGLCCVDATTFLYFSFFAPLIYVAFLRGFFGSEPKILFSYKCQVDEAEEPDMHLPQPYAVARREGIESAGPAGASAANYSSTQFDSAGVAYLDDIASMPCHTGSINSTDSERWKAINA, encoded by the exons ATGGCCAGCCTGCAGGAGGCCAATGGAAGCACAGCGTGGCCACCGCCCCCAGCATCCAATATCAGTGAGCCCCACCAgtgcctgctgctgctgtacGAGGATATCGGCTCCTCCAG GGTCCGGTACTGGGACCTCCTGCTGCTCATTCCCAATGtgctcttcttcatcttcctgctcTGGAAGCTTCCCTTAGCTCGGGCCAAGATCCGTGTCACCTCCAGCCCCATTTTTATCACCTTCTACATCCTG GTGTTTGTGGTAGCCCTGGTAGGCATTGCCAGGGCTGTGGTTTCTATGACAGTCAGCGCCTCTGATGCTGCGACAGTTGCTGACAAG ATCCTGTGGGAGATCACCCGCTTCTTCCTGCTGGCCATTGAGTTGAGTGTGATCATCCTGGGCCTTGCCTTTG GTCACCTAGAGAGCAAGTCTAGCATCAAGCGGGTGTTGGCTATCACCACAGTACTGTCTCTGGCCTACTCAGTCACCCAG GGGACCCTGGAGATCCTGTACCCCGATTCCCATCTTTCAGCTGAGGATTTCAACATCTATGGCCATGGTGGCCGGCAGTTCTGGCTTGTCAGCTCTTGCTTCTTCTTCCTG GTCTACTCACTGGTGGTAATTCTCCCCAAGACCCCGCTGAAGGAGCGTGTGTCCCTGCCCT CACGGAGGAGTTTCTACGTGTATGCAGGCATCCTGGCCACACTCAACCTGCTGCAGGGTTTGGGGAGTGCTCTGCTCTGCGCTAACATCATTGCGGGGCTCTG CTGTGTGGATGCCACCACCTTCCTGTACTTCAGCTTCTTTGCACCGCTCATCTATGTGGCCTTCCTCCGTGGCTTCTTTGG CTCCGAGCCCAAGATCCTTTTCTCTTACAAATGCCAAGTGGATGAGGCTGAAGAGCCAGACATGCACCTGCCTCAACCCTACGCTGTGGCCCGGCGCGAGGGCATAGAGTCTGCAGGACCTGCGGGCGCCTCCGCCGCCAACTACTCTAGCACCCAGTTTGACTCCGCTGGGGTGGCCTACTTAGATGACATTGCCTCCATGCCCTGCCACACAGGCAGCATCAACAGCACGGACAGCGAGCGCTGGAAAGCCATCAATGCTTGA
- the Tpra1 gene encoding transmembrane protein adipocyte-associated 1 isoform X2 encodes MASLQEANGSTAWPPPPASNISEPHQCLLLLYEDIGSSRVRYWDLLLLIPNVLFFIFLLWKLPLARAKIRVTSSPIFITFYILVFVVALVGIARAVVSMTVSASDAATVADKILWEITRFFLLAIELSVIILGLAFGHLESKSSIKRVLAITTVLSLAYSVTQGTLEILYPDSHLSAEDFNIYGHGGRQFWLVSSCFFFLVYSLVVILPKTPLKERVSLPCILATLNLLQGLGSALLCANIIAGLCCVDATTFLYFSFFAPLIYVAFLRGFFGSEPKILFSYKCQVDEAEEPDMHLPQPYAVARREGIESAGPAGASAANYSSTQFDSAGVAYLDDIASMPCHTGSINSTDSERWKAINA; translated from the exons ATGGCCAGCCTGCAGGAGGCCAATGGAAGCACAGCGTGGCCACCGCCCCCAGCATCCAATATCAGTGAGCCCCACCAgtgcctgctgctgctgtacGAGGATATCGGCTCCTCCAG GGTCCGGTACTGGGACCTCCTGCTGCTCATTCCCAATGtgctcttcttcatcttcctgctcTGGAAGCTTCCCTTAGCTCGGGCCAAGATCCGTGTCACCTCCAGCCCCATTTTTATCACCTTCTACATCCTG GTGTTTGTGGTAGCCCTGGTAGGCATTGCCAGGGCTGTGGTTTCTATGACAGTCAGCGCCTCTGATGCTGCGACAGTTGCTGACAAG ATCCTGTGGGAGATCACCCGCTTCTTCCTGCTGGCCATTGAGTTGAGTGTGATCATCCTGGGCCTTGCCTTTG GTCACCTAGAGAGCAAGTCTAGCATCAAGCGGGTGTTGGCTATCACCACAGTACTGTCTCTGGCCTACTCAGTCACCCAG GGGACCCTGGAGATCCTGTACCCCGATTCCCATCTTTCAGCTGAGGATTTCAACATCTATGGCCATGGTGGCCGGCAGTTCTGGCTTGTCAGCTCTTGCTTCTTCTTCCTG GTCTACTCACTGGTGGTAATTCTCCCCAAGACCCCGCTGAAGGAGCGTGTGTCCCTGCCCT GCATCCTGGCCACACTCAACCTGCTGCAGGGTTTGGGGAGTGCTCTGCTCTGCGCTAACATCATTGCGGGGCTCTG CTGTGTGGATGCCACCACCTTCCTGTACTTCAGCTTCTTTGCACCGCTCATCTATGTGGCCTTCCTCCGTGGCTTCTTTGG CTCCGAGCCCAAGATCCTTTTCTCTTACAAATGCCAAGTGGATGAGGCTGAAGAGCCAGACATGCACCTGCCTCAACCCTACGCTGTGGCCCGGCGCGAGGGCATAGAGTCTGCAGGACCTGCGGGCGCCTCCGCCGCCAACTACTCTAGCACCCAGTTTGACTCCGCTGGGGTGGCCTACTTAGATGACATTGCCTCCATGCCCTGCCACACAGGCAGCATCAACAGCACGGACAGCGAGCGCTGGAAAGCCATCAATGCTTGA